The nucleotide window AAGTCCTTTCACCCAAGGAATATTGAATTCCCCGAAGAAATTATTGTAGGAACTGAAGGCTATCGCTTTGTCAATCCAAGAATCTCCAAGTCTGTCTATGCTTTCTCTGGTAGTCACATATTGTGTGTCTGCAGACATTATTACACGTTCTTTCAAAGTTCCGTCTGCGTTGTAAGGATTGGCAATTGGTGTAGAACTTAATGCATTATAGATTCCTAGGTTAGAACCTTTGTTCACAGTATAAGCATTGTTGCTGGACATTCCAATTCTGAAATATTGCCCTAATTCCTGATCCAAACTTCCTCTGAAATTCAGTCTTTCAAAACCTTGTCCCGGAAGAACAGATTTCTCATTATAATAACTGAATCCGAAGTTGTAAGAACCTTTCTCTGTACCGCCAGAAACGCCGACATCGTGGTTGGTAACGATTCCTTTTTTATAAAGAAGATCCTGCCAGTTTGTGTTCACATCATTGGATTCATCAACACCCGGTTGTACAAATAGATTTGCATCTGCTCTTAGTTTGATGAATTTTTCAGCATCCATCATTGGGTATTCTGAAAATATCTTGGAAATCCCTGTGAAAGTGTTGTAAGAGAATGTCGCTTTCTGTCTTTTTCTACCAGTTTTGGAAGTGATTAATATAACTCCATTCGCTCCACGGGAACCGTAGATGGCTGTTGCAGAAGCGTCTTTCAAAATATCCAAACTCTGAATATCATTTGGACTGATATCCGCTAAAGATCCAGGAAAAGGAATCCCATCCAAGACAATCAAAGGATCATTGTTCCCTGTAAGAGAACGCGTTCCTCTAATTCTGATCTGCATCGGCGCACCAGGCTTACTCGACGACTGGGAAATGTCCACACCCGCTGCTCTACCCTGCAAAGCCTGACTGATATTGGCAGAAGGCACCTCTCTCATCACATCTCCTTTTACAGAAACCACAGATCCCGTAACAGCCTCTTTCCTCTGTTTACCATATCCGATGACAACTACTTCTTCTATCTTTTTTTCGCTAGCGGAAACCGTATCATTTGTCGTTTGTGAATAAACAAGGCTCGTAGGCAATAAAGCCATTGCAAAGAATATTGCAGCTTTATTTTTGGCAAAATTAAATCTATTCATAATTTTTGTTTGTTTGAGTGTTAATAAAAACCGATGTACTAGATGTACATATTGACGATAGCTTCAAACAATTCTTGTTTACCACTTTTTCTCTGTGGCTCGCCAATTTCATGAGCTATTTTCTGAAGATCTTCCAAAGTAAGTTTTCCTTCTTCAAAGCTTTTCCCGTTTCCATTATCAAAAGAAGAATACCTCTCTGTTCTCAATTTTTTATAATCTGATTTTTCCAGAATGTCTGCTGCTACCAACAATCCTTTTGCGAAAACATCCATTCCCGATACGTGAGAGATGAATAGATCTTCCGGATCTGTAGAGTTTCTTCTGATCTTTGCATCGAAGTTGACACCACCTGTTCCTAAACCACCACTTGGAATAATCGCTAACCAAGCCTGAGCTAAGTCATAGTAGTCAATCGGGAACTGGTCTGTATCCCAACCATTTTGATTGTCTCCGCGGTTGGCATCTATGCTTCCCAACATTCCTGCATCTACAGCTGCCTGCAAATCGTGCTCGAATGTATGGCCGGCCAATGTAGCGTGATTCACTTCCAGATTCAATTTGAAATCTTTGTCCAAACCGTAGTGTCTTAGGAATCCAATGACTGTTTCTGCATCGTAGTCATACTGATGTTTGGTTGGTTCCATTGGTTTTGGTTCGATTAAGAAATTACCTGTGAAACCTTGCTGACGTGCATAATCGCGGGAGATTGTCAGGAATTTTGCCAAATGCTCTTTCTCACGCTTCATATCGGTATTCAGAAGTGTCATATAACCTTCTCTTCCGCCCCAGAATACATAATTCTCTCCTCCAAGTGCAATCGTTGCATCGATGGAATTCTTAACCTGAGTTCCTGCGCAAGCCAAAACATCAAAGTTTGGATTGGTAGAAGCACCGTTCATATATCTCTCGTGCGAGAAAACGTTTGCAGTTCCCCAAAGTAGTTTGATGCCGGATTCATTTTGTTTTTCTTTTGCGTACTCTACAATTTGCTGAAGATTGCTTTCATAATCTTTCCAATTGTCTGCAGGATCTACAAGATCTACATCATGGAAACAGTAATATCCGAAGCCCATTTTGGTCATAAATTCGAAGCCTGCATCCATTTTATATTTTGCTCTGGAAACGGCATCATTTCCAATACTCCAAGGGTGGTGAATAGTTGGACCTCCAAATGGATCGCTGCCGTCTGCACATAACGTGTGCCACCATGCCATTGCGAAACGCATCCACTCCTTCATTGGTTTTCCCATCACGACTCTGTCTGCATCATAATAGCGGAATGCCAATGGATTTCTGCTTTCTTTTCCTTCAAATTTGATTTGTTCTACACCTGGAAAAAACTCCTTTGTTCCTTTTAAAATGTTCATAATTCTTAATTTATATATTTAATTATTTTCTAAATTTTGACATAGAGGTAACCTTCTCACTGATTTTTTGAGTCTCAGCGAGCTTGGTAAAAACTTCTATTTAATTTGGATTTATATAATGTGCTTCAGGTAACTATCCCATTTTCCGTAAGCCTCTAGATATTGATCTCTTTTTTCGTGTTCCGGTTCTATCACTGCTATTTTTTCTAATGAAGCAAAGGCTTCCTGGGAGTCCGCATAAAATCCGATTCCCATTCCGGCGGCTCTTGCTGCTCCAACTGCTCCATCTGTATCATAAAGTTCTATCACCACATCGCTGACACTGGATAATGTCTGGCGGAAAATCGAACTTAAAAACATATTGGCATTTCCGGCTTTTACAACCTGGATGTCCATTCCCATATTTCTCATAATCTCCATTCCGTACTCGTAAGAGAAAACGATTCCTTCCTGTGCAGCGCGGAGGATATCGCCTTTGGAATGGATATTGAAATTAATACCGTGTATCGAGCAATCTGTTTCCTTATTTTCCAAAACTCTTTCTGCCCCGTTTCCGAATGGAATAATGCTGAGTCCTTTGGAACCTATCGGAGAAAGCGATGCTAAGTCATTCATATCACCATAAGAGGATAATGAAGTGGCAAAATTATGTTTCAGCCAGGAGTTCAGAATTCCTGTTCCATTGATGCAAAGCAAAACGCCCAATCTGGTCTGCTCCGCTGTATGATTCACGTGAGCGAAAGTGTTGACTCTTGATAATTTATCATAATCCAATTTATCCAAAACACCATAAACTACGCCCGAAGTTCCTGCTGTAGAAGCGATTTCGCCAGGATTGAAAACATTAAGGGAAAGTGCATTGTTTGGCTGATCTCCTGCTCTGTAGGAAATTGGTGTTCCGATCTTCAAACCTAATTCCTGAGCTGCAGCTGCGGAAACCGTTGCTTGAACTCCAAAAGTGGGAACAATCTCTGGGAAGAAACTTTTTGGAATGCCGTAATAATTAATCACATCCTCCGAGATGCAGTTGTTTTTAAAATCCCAAAAAATCCCTTCTGACAAACCTTCCACAGTAATTCCTATTTCGCCGGAAAGTTTCATTGCGATGTAATCTCCGGGAAGCATTATTTTATCAATCTTCTCGAAGATCTCTGGTTCGTTTTCTTTTACCCAAGCCAGTTTTGAGGCTGTAAAGTTGCCTGGAGAATTCAAAAGGTGGGAAAGACATTTTTCTTCACCAATCGCTTTGAATGCTTTTTCGCCGTAAGGAACAGCGCGACTGTCACACCAGATGATGGAAGGACGAAGAAGATTCTGATCCTTGTCCACCAATATCAATCCGTGCATTTGCCAAGTGATACCAATAGCTTTGATATCCTCCGGATCAATTCCGGAATGGTGTATCACGGATTCGTGAGCCAATTTCAAATTAGTCCACCAGTCCGAAGGATTCTGCTCTGCCCATCCGGGATGAAGGGCAGAAATTTTCATTTCTTTTTTGGGAGAAAAGTCTGACGCAATAATTTTTCCGCTGGAAGCTTCCATTAGACAAACCTTTACGGACGAACTACCTATATCATATCCAAGCAAATACATTGTACAGTGTGGGGGATTATTTGATTAATTTATTATTGTTCTTTTTATAAATCTTAGCATCGAATTTATAATATCGGGCTGCTCTGTGGGCTACATTGGTTTCAATCTCATCCAGCGGAATGATGTAGCTGAAAGACGAAATCTTCTTATGAAAATTCTTGATATCAATATTTCTCTCACTCACCGCATTGTACAACTGATAAAGCTGTCTGATTGTAAACTTCTTAGGAAGCAATTCGAAGATAATAGAGAAGTCTGATTCTATCCACTTCCTGATTTCCACCAGGGATTCTTTGATAATCTGATTGTGGTCAAAAGGTAATTCCGGCAACTTTTCTATCGGGCACCAGTCTACCGTGTCGTACTTTGCACTGTTGATCTTGTGATCTATTTTGCAAAGCGAGAGATACGCTACCGTGATGATTCTGTCAATATTATGTTTGTACTCCTCTCCCATCCAGCGGATATCGTGCTTGTTGCTGGCACGATTGGGATCTGCAAAACATTTGAATTGTTTGAGAACCATTTTCTTGATTCCCGTGAGTTCGTGGAGAACTCTCTCTGCAGCATCGTCCACATCCTCATCACTCAGGATCAAACTTCCCGGCAGTTTTTTCTGCTTATTTGTCGGCATATCATCCAGATATCTTTGAGCCAACAGAATGTTGAGGCGGTTCTCGTGATCGAAACCAAAAACCACACAGTCAACAGACACATAAGTATGAATAAAATTGAAATTCATTATTGAGTTAACATTTACGTAACATTACAAATATAAAAATACAATCGAGATAAAAAAATATTTTTTTCATTATTCCCTGCTTATCAAGTATTTACATATCTATTTTTTATGATAAGAATTTATTACGAATTATGATAAGCTTATCATACTAGTTATGATATTAATTTATAATGTACTTATAAACAGTATTATAAAATGCTAGAAATATGGATAATTTTTCGGCAATTGAAAAGGCGAGATATGATAAGAATTCAGAAATTTTCATCTAAAAATCTTGCGAAAAAATTCAGAAAACATACTTTTTAGATCAAAAAAACTTATTTGGAGAATTATTTTTTAACTTTTTTTAATGGTAAAATTGCAAAATGGCACAAATTTTAATTTTATAATACACTTTTTCCTAGTATTGTCTTGTTGGTTTAAAATCTAAAAAGCTTTTGGTGAATAACAATATAATATAGTTAAAAATCACGCATTATCTCAGTCAAACGCGCTTAAAAGACCTTTCCAATCTATTGTTTCTCAATTGAGAAGTGATCTTATTAATACTTTAAATAGCTAAAAAAAACCAATGAAAAATATCCATTGGTTTCTTAATTATAAAAGTCGCAGCTAAAATAATAGAAAGCTTTGAAAACTGAATCTAATTGCTGAGACTCATCTCTTTTAAAAACTTCAAACTTCTTAATGCCAATTCTTCTGCATCGTAAGGCGATTTTTGCCACAATGAAACCATTTGCTGCATTCCGGAGATTGACGATGAAAAATTCTCTAGAACCAAATTTCCTTCAAAATCGATTTCGTTCAAAGCATTGAAAAGTTCTTCCCAATTGACCGTTCCTTCTCCTAACATTCCACGGTTAGATTCTGTTATATGGACGTGTTTCAGTTTTTTTCCGGCAAGAATGATTGGATCATAAAAATTATTTTCCTCAATATTCATATGAAATGTATCGAGATGAAGAAACAAATTATCTTTTCCTGTTTTTTTAATTAAATCCAAAACATTCTCTGCCGTATTGCAAACATAAGATTCATAACGGTTGATGGGTTCAATTCCGATATTGACACCTTTTTCTTTGGCATAATCAGCAACTTTGCTCCAAACTTCTACAATGATTTCAGATTCATTTTCAGTCAATGGATTTCCTGAAAAAACACCAATTCCGCCGTGAAGGACACCACCTAAAAAATCAGTTTCGAGTTCCGAGGTTTTGTCAATGGCTTGCTTTATTAGTTTTTCTGCAACTTCGGGATAGAATGCGATGTGTGCATCTTTCGGAAGATTCAGTGAACAAACAACATCCAGATGATGATCTTTCAATTGTTGTTTTACTTCTTTAGAATTAAATTCCATCGAGGTTGGCAATAGGATTTCAATCAAATCAAAGCCTGCTTTCGATGTTTTTTCTATAGCATATTTTCCTGCTTTCGGATTCCAATTTGGTGTGATCCAGGAAAGCAATGATGCTCCAAATTTTACTTTCATTTTTTTATTTTAATATTAATTAGAAAATCCACCATTCCGTTCTTACGCCAAAATAAGTCCCGAATCTCTTCGCTCCGGATTGCTGTAAAAATGGTGAATACAAACTGTTCATCGCCTGATCATTATATCTCGAAACTTCTGCAATGAAACGAATATGCGGTCTTGCCCAGACGCTTCTTTCCGCGGTTGGGACAATGGTTGGCGCCAAAACTAATTTCGTCATCGCAGCTGGATTTTGATTGCCGTCTTTCCTTGATGCAAAGTGAAGTTCTGAGAGAATGTGAAACCAATTATTGAAATAATAAGTCGCTCTCAAACCTGTATTGAATTCAGTTTTTTTATTAAAAATCTCTCTTTGATAATAGTCGATTGCTTTGTTATTACTTTCCGAACCTCCTTTACTCATCGTAAAAACCGCATAAGCATTGGCAGACCATTTATTGGAAAGATTTAACAAAATATGTTCGACTGCGGTCAATGAATAAGCACCATTATAGTTTTTCGTCACTTCGTCCGGAGCGCCATAAGTTCGCCAGGTTTGGGTGTTTCCTCCGTCTCCTCCGTTGGCAATTCCGCCTCCGTATCTGATTGATATTTGATTGAAAGAACCTGCAATTTTTGTTTTTAAATTAGTATTCAATTTTGCTCCCAAAACCCAGCCTTGGTCAGACTTATATTGCTCCATCGAGTTTTTGCCCGACTTATCGACGTTATGAAATTCGGCCAGAAGTTTCAGTTGGTGACTGTTATTTCTGAATGGAATGATCTGTTCCAAAATAAAAACTTCCCGTTGTCTGTAGATCAGATTTTTTGTTCCACTAATGACATTCGTATAAGAATATGGCGTCGAATTACTGGCTGCCGTATCAATCGCTGCAGGAAAAAACATAGAAAATCTTGTATTTTTATGTCTCACGCCCCAACCCGTCGCCGAGTGGTCATCAAAATAAAAATAATCTGCAATATGAACGTCATCATATCTTAGCCAACGCGAACCTGCCCAAACATCCCAGTCGCTTCCCATAATATTTCTAGCTTCCACAAAGGCTTCTGGCAAAGCGATGATCATTCCCTGATTTGATTTTGAATCTACATTCCCGAGAAAAGTGCCGCCCGAATAGAAACTCAATCTCGCCTGCATATCGATCTTTGTAGATCTCATACTGTCGCCGTTGACAAGCGGAGTGAAATGAAAGGCTGGCAAAAAATCCACATAATCGCCCTGATCCATTCTTCCACCCAATGAACCTTGATTATTAAGATTCAGTTGTCTACCTGTTTTCCCATCTGCGTTTGGGGAATATCCTGCGCCAATCCTCCCCGTCGTTCCAAAGGAAAAATCCTTATTTTTGATAACAATTTGGGCGTGAGAAATCTGGCTGATGATTAAAATAAACCAAAAGCTGTGCTTAAAAACATTTAAATTTTTCATTTTATTTAAGTGTTTTCGGCTTGTAAAATTTCAAAGCAAATAATAGAATTACAGCATAACAAACAATCGGAAGAAGATAAGCGTGCGCAATATCTGTCTCGGCAATTTTGCCCATCAAAGGTGGAAAAACAGCACCTCCAAACATTGCCATTACAAGGAACGATGAAGCTTGTGGAACTTTGTTGCCCAATCGCTTCAAACCAAGACTGAAAATTGTAGGATACATTACACTCAAGAATAAATTTAATAAAATCAAACTGATGAAAGATGTCCACCCGAAACTTTGGGAAATGATCAAACAAAGAACGATATTACAAGTTGTGAAAATTGCGAGAAGCTTATTCGGAGCTATGAATTTCATTAAAAATGTTCCTACAAAACGTCCGATCATCATCATTGCCATACTTAA belongs to Chryseobacterium sp. KACC 21268 and includes:
- the xylA gene encoding xylose isomerase, whose amino-acid sequence is MNILKGTKEFFPGVEQIKFEGKESRNPLAFRYYDADRVVMGKPMKEWMRFAMAWWHTLCADGSDPFGGPTIHHPWSIGNDAVSRAKYKMDAGFEFMTKMGFGYYCFHDVDLVDPADNWKDYESNLQQIVEYAKEKQNESGIKLLWGTANVFSHERYMNGASTNPNFDVLACAGTQVKNSIDATIALGGENYVFWGGREGYMTLLNTDMKREKEHLAKFLTISRDYARQQGFTGNFLIEPKPMEPTKHQYDYDAETVIGFLRHYGLDKDFKLNLEVNHATLAGHTFEHDLQAAVDAGMLGSIDANRGDNQNGWDTDQFPIDYYDLAQAWLAIIPSGGLGTGGVNFDAKIRRNSTDPEDLFISHVSGMDVFAKGLLVAADILEKSDYKKLRTERYSSFDNGNGKSFEEGKLTLEDLQKIAHEIGEPQRKSGKQELFEAIVNMYI
- a CDS encoding FGGY family carbohydrate kinase codes for the protein MYLLGYDIGSSSVKVCLMEASSGKIIASDFSPKKEMKISALHPGWAEQNPSDWWTNLKLAHESVIHHSGIDPEDIKAIGITWQMHGLILVDKDQNLLRPSIIWCDSRAVPYGEKAFKAIGEEKCLSHLLNSPGNFTASKLAWVKENEPEIFEKIDKIMLPGDYIAMKLSGEIGITVEGLSEGIFWDFKNNCISEDVINYYGIPKSFFPEIVPTFGVQATVSAAAAQELGLKIGTPISYRAGDQPNNALSLNVFNPGEIASTAGTSGVVYGVLDKLDYDKLSRVNTFAHVNHTAEQTRLGVLLCINGTGILNSWLKHNFATSLSSYGDMNDLASLSPIGSKGLSIIPFGNGAERVLENKETDCSIHGINFNIHSKGDILRAAQEGIVFSYEYGMEIMRNMGMDIQVVKAGNANMFLSSIFRQTLSSVSDVVIELYDTDGAVGAARAAGMGIGFYADSQEAFASLEKIAVIEPEHEKRDQYLEAYGKWDSYLKHII
- a CDS encoding NUDIX domain-containing protein, whose amino-acid sequence is MNFNFIHTYVSVDCVVFGFDHENRLNILLAQRYLDDMPTNKQKKLPGSLILSDEDVDDAAERVLHELTGIKKMVLKQFKCFADPNRASNKHDIRWMGEEYKHNIDRIITVAYLSLCKIDHKINSAKYDTVDWCPIEKLPELPFDHNQIIKESLVEIRKWIESDFSIIFELLPKKFTIRQLYQLYNAVSERNIDIKNFHKKISSFSYIIPLDEIETNVAHRAARYYKFDAKIYKKNNNKLIK
- a CDS encoding sugar phosphate isomerase/epimerase, coding for MKVKFGASLLSWITPNWNPKAGKYAIEKTSKAGFDLIEILLPTSMEFNSKEVKQQLKDHHLDVVCSLNLPKDAHIAFYPEVAEKLIKQAIDKTSELETDFLGGVLHGGIGVFSGNPLTENESEIIVEVWSKVADYAKEKGVNIGIEPINRYESYVCNTAENVLDLIKKTGKDNLFLHLDTFHMNIEENNFYDPIILAGKKLKHVHITESNRGMLGEGTVNWEELFNALNEIDFEGNLVLENFSSSISGMQQMVSLWQKSPYDAEELALRSLKFLKEMSLSN
- a CDS encoding carbohydrate porin, giving the protein MKNLNVFKHSFWFILIISQISHAQIVIKNKDFSFGTTGRIGAGYSPNADGKTGRQLNLNNQGSLGGRMDQGDYVDFLPAFHFTPLVNGDSMRSTKIDMQARLSFYSGGTFLGNVDSKSNQGMIIALPEAFVEARNIMGSDWDVWAGSRWLRYDDVHIADYFYFDDHSATGWGVRHKNTRFSMFFPAAIDTAASNSTPYSYTNVISGTKNLIYRQREVFILEQIIPFRNNSHQLKLLAEFHNVDKSGKNSMEQYKSDQGWVLGAKLNTNLKTKIAGSFNQISIRYGGGIANGGDGGNTQTWRTYGAPDEVTKNYNGAYSLTAVEHILLNLSNKWSANAYAVFTMSKGGSESNNKAIDYYQREIFNKKTEFNTGLRATYYFNNWFHILSELHFASRKDGNQNPAAMTKLVLAPTIVPTAERSVWARPHIRFIAEVSRYNDQAMNSLYSPFLQQSGAKRFGTYFGVRTEWWIF